The genomic window AGGCCAGCCAAATAATTTCCGTTTGTTCATCCGTCAATGCCCCTTCTGCTACCTCCCACACCAGATCGGCAATACTCGACGCTTCATCAAAAATCAAAAGAATTCTTTTACCCTTATTGTGTAAACCGGCAAAGGCTTCCGTATTGTTTTCTGACCAGGGCACCGCATCGGCACGCCATGATTTATTATGATTAGGATCGTTGGAATAGACTGCAGTCGCCATACAGCTAAACCATTGTTTAGTAATAGATAATCTTTGCCACTTAATTATTTCTGGCCAGGTTTTGGTTCTTAATTGCGTTTCAGTATTAGCGGTAACGACAATCTTACAATCTTCACACGTGTCTAGCGCCCATTTAATTAACATCGCTATTGCGGCACTCTTACCAATACCATGACCAGAAGCACGAGCAATTTGTAATGGTTGATAGCGCGTTTTTGGATTGCGCAAGTGTTGACCAATTTCGTTAAAGATTTCTGCTTGCCATTGGCGCGGCCCTTGTACCGCTGCTAACTCAGTACCTTTTTCTCTCCAGGGAAAAGCATAACGCACATAAGTAAGCGGATCATGGGTAAATGAGGCGATATCTTCGATCAGTTGCCCTTCGGCGGTGATAACTTCATTCATTGGCAGTTGCATCCGTAAAAGCACGTTTACGTGCCGCCGCTAATTTATCGGCTAAGGTAATATTAACATCAACCTGCAAACGATCACGGAAGGCATTAACATCTACATGGCGGCCAACTAATTCAAGAATTTTCACTTTATCCAACAGTTTGACTTTTTTTAATCTAATGTCATCGTTAATATCAATAACGTCAAATGCCGCTACACTTTTACGCCAAATAGCTGGCCACTCTTTTACCGGTTTTATATCACCGTTTGCCGCTAAAATATCACCAATATCAGCGTCAAGCATATCGACCAGTCGTTTCAGTACCATGTCTGCATCCATCTTGGTACGTTTATTGCGCTGTTGCATCAGCTGGGCAATACGGTCAATAACCCGCGCATCTTTCATCAGTTGAGAGGCTCGTTTACAAGCGCTGATTTCGGCATAGCCGGCAGCAATGGCGGCGTTGGTTTGGTTATCAGGCGCTTTGATATATTCCTGACAGAAACGCTCCATTTGCGCGTTAAGGGGATTGGGTTTTCGGGTTGACTTTTTTCGTTGTTTTTGGGTGGTCATAATGAGTACCTCTTTGTTTATTATGACCATAGGAAAGATGATATTCAAATCATAAAGTATTTATTATACAACTCAGATAAAGATTTATTTCTATCATCACATTCAAGATATACGGAATTCAATAAATCACCATAACTAACAACACCACGATAAAAAAGAATAACTATAGGTCTCAACATATCAATTTTAAATTTATTATCATAATTTTCATTACTGGCTAATTTTAAAAAAATGTTAAGTACATTTTCTAATATTATATATTGTTCATTTAGTGCTATCAATTTTGTTGCAAAATTTTCATTTAATAGATAAATTTCATAAAAAAGTTCAACTGAATTACATATAGACTTAATATTTGTATTAAAGCTCCTAGTACTTCCATCACTACATGAAACAACAAAATCATCAAATTTAAATTCTTGAAAATCTATTTCTACTACCTCATCATTTTTTATTGCATCAAAAGTATTTACAATACCTTTATATAAAATATAATTTCTCTCTAACTTAAATTTAATGGTTTTTTTGATAGCTTTCAATTTTGCCTTATTCGATTCTTCTTTTTCTAAATTATTATCTTTTTTTTGTTTATTATATATTTCAATTGATGTTTCGATAGATTTTTGAGCTGCATGTAAGGACTTATTTGCTATATCTGTAGATTTTTTTGTATATTCCAATGATTTTTTTGTATACCTAATAGTTAAAAAACTTACTATTGCCGTAAAAATCAATGATAAAACTGCAACAACTAACCCCCAATCAACATTTTCCATAACTCACCATAAAGATTTAAACTTTCTAATAACCAACCTTAAAATTAATATATTATTTGGGAATGTGGTACAACATAATCGCTAAATTAACTAAACGATTTCTATCATTATTTAAATGGAAAATATAGTTTAGCCAAGTATCATCTTTAGTACCTAAAAATTTAATAAAGTTAGGATGCTGAGTAATCTCATCCTTTGATGTTTTTATAACAGAAGTGAAGTCTTTATTTGAAACGAACATTATTACCGCAGCTTTTGAATCTCTCCATGTTAAATACCCTAATAACTGCGAAATAGTGTCTAGGAATCCTTTCTTTCCTCGCCAAAATTTGCATTCAGCAATAAACACATTATGACCATCATACCTTAATAAGATATCTGTTTTTCCTTTTTTATTAAATGTTTCTCCAGTTGCAGAACCGGCAAAATTTGGTTCAAGCATCATTAGAAAATGGTCTCTAAGGTGTTCCTCCTCTTTATTTGCATAGAGACTAGGTAAACGCTCAAATACTTTACCTACATCATGTATCAACTTTAGAATTTCTTCATAAGTATTTTTATCAAGGCATGGCTCAGGCGTAAAGACGGATTCTGTGACTTGAGGTCGTACTACAGAAATTTTTTTTCTTTTTTCTAGTGCTGACACAGAAAAAGTTGATGATATATTGCATGATTTTTTTATTGGTATACCAAGAGAAGCCAAGACATTATTCTTTTTTAATAGACTTCTTTTTCTGAATTCAAATGCATCTTTTATTTGAGCATTAATACCTGAATTATATATATTAACATCTTTAGATACATTTCTTGCTTGTTCTAATATACCACGCATTATAGAATCTTTATCGTTTGATATTTGTTCTTTATTATTATTATAATTAATTATTTCAAACGTAATCTCTTGATTACTAACCTCTACCTCTACAGTCCACACTAATTTAGTACTTGGTGAACATCCTAATAAATTTTTATCTCCACTAAATGGAATATGAAACCTGATAACATTTTTTTTATAACTTATACCTTGATTAACTAAATAGGATCGAGAAAAACGCTCTGCAGAAATCATCTTCTCATAGGATGATACATACATTTTATCTTCATAAATCTCTAATGGTTCAACTTTTGCCTCATCTGACTTATATCTCACATAATCTAATTCATTGACGTTAAGAAGATAATCATCTTGTTCTTTATTAATAGAATCAATAATTAAAGCTTTTTTTTCTTGTAAATAGTAGAATAGAACCGTTTCCCAAAATATTTTCAACGCACTATCCCTCATTTAATAATGATTTGTCTTAAGCACGATAATACCCCCATAACCCAATCAGTAAAACAATAACTAACCAAAACAATACAAATTTAAAGTAACGCATTAGCATAATTGTTTTCCTCACTTTTTATCATTCTCATGCCTTCATCACTCAGTTACATGAAATGATTAAACCTTAGCTGGCATAACTAACACGTTCATCTGCTCATAGTTGTTACCGAGTTCACACAAACAGGCGTCAGTTTCCAATGTTAAAAGCAGTTTTACCGCAGGAAATTGAGGATTAAATAACTTAGCTATCTTCTCTAATT from Arsenophonus sp. aPb includes these protein-coding regions:
- a CDS encoding terminase small subunit codes for the protein MTTQKQRKKSTRKPNPLNAQMERFCQEYIKAPDNQTNAAIAAGYAEISACKRASQLMKDARVIDRIAQLMQQRNKRTKMDADMVLKRLVDMLDADIGDILAANGDIKPVKEWPAIWRKSVAAFDVIDINDDIRLKKVKLLDKVKILELVGRHVDVNAFRDRLQVDVNITLADKLAAARKRAFTDATANE